A window from Balaenoptera musculus isolate JJ_BM4_2016_0621 chromosome 8, mBalMus1.pri.v3, whole genome shotgun sequence encodes these proteins:
- the MADD gene encoding MAP kinase-activating death domain protein isoform X37, translating to MVQKKKSCPRLLDYLVIVGARHPSSDSVAQTPELLRRYPLEDHAEFPLPPDVVFFCQPEGCLSVRQRRMSLREDTSFVFTLTDKDTGVTRYGICVNFYRSFQKRMPKEKGEAEAGPRGKEGPHATCISEEVGAESSESGPSLQPPSADSTPDVNQSPRGRRRAKAESRSRNSTLTSLCVLSHYPFFSTFRECLYTLKRLVDCCSERLLGKKLGIPRGIQRDTMWRIFTGSLLVEEKSSALLHDLREIEAWIYRLLRSPVPVSGQKRVDIEVLPQELQQALTFALPDPSRFTLVDFPLHLPLELLGVDACLQVLTCILLEHKVVLQSRDYNALSMSVMAFVAMIYPLEYMFPVIPLLPTCMASAEQLLLAPTPYIIGVPASFFLYKLDFKMPDDVWLVDLDSSRVIAPTNAEVLPILPEPESLELKKHLKQALASMSLNTQPILNLEKFHEGQEIPLLLGRPSNDLQSTPSTEFNPLIYGNDVDSVDVATRVAMVRFFNSPNVLQGFQMHTRTLRLFPRPVVAFQAGSFLASRPRQTPFAEKLARTQAVEYFGEWILNPTNYAFQRIHNNTFDPALIGDKPKWYTHQLQPVHYRVYDSSSHLAEALSVPPEHDSDSDPTDDSGSDSMDYDDSSSSYSSLGDFVSEMMKCDINGDTPNVDPLTHAALGDASEVAIDELQSQKEVEEPGPDSENSQENPPLRSSSSTTASSSPSTVIHGASSERADSTEMDDKAAVGVSKSLPSVPPSIGKANVDRRQTEIGEGSVRRRTYDNPYFEPQYGFPPDEDDDEQGESYTPRFSQHVGGNRAQKLLRPNSLKLASDSDAESDSRASSPTSTVSNNSTEGFGGIMSFASSLYRNHSTSFSLSNLTLPTKGAREKTTPFPSLKGNRRALVDQKSSVIKHSPTVKREPPSPQGRSSNSSENQQFLKEVVHSVLDGQGVGWLNTKKVRRLLESEQLRVFVLSKLNRTVQSEDEARQDIIPDVEISRKVYKGMLDLLKCTVLSLEQSYTHAGLGGMASIFALLEIAQTHYYSKEPDKRKRSPTESVNTPIGKDPGLAGRGDPKAMAQLRVPQLGPRAPSASGKSPKELDTRSLKEENFVASIELWNKHQEVKRQKALEKQRPEVIKPAFDLGETEERKSQVSADSGVSLTSGPQRTDPDSVLGVSPAVMIRSSSQDSEVSNSSGETLGADSDLSSNAGDGPGGEGSTHLAGSRGTLSDSEIETNSATSAIFGKAHSLKPSVKGKLVGSPVRFSEDVRQRVYLYEGLLGRDRGSMWDQLEDAAMETFSISKERSTLWDQMQFWEDAFLDAVMLEREGMGMDQGPQEMIDRYLSLGEHDRKRLEDDEDRLLATLLHNLISYMLLMKVNKNDIRKKVRRLMGKSHIGLVYSQQINEVLDQLANLNGRDLSIRSSGSRHMKKQTFVVHAGTDTNGDIFFMEVCDDCVVLRSNIGTVYERWWYEKLINMTYCPKTKVLCLWRRNGSETQLNKFYTKKCRELYYCVKDSMERAAARQQSIKPGPELGGEFPVQDMKTGEGGLLQVTLEGINLKFMHNQFLKLKKW from the exons ATGGTGCAAAAGAAGAAGTCCTGTCCTCGGTTACTTGACTACCTAGTGATCGTAGGGGCCAG GCACCCGAGCAGTGATAGCGTGGCCCAGACTCCAGAATTGCTACGGCGATACCCGTTAGAGGATCACGCCGAGTTTCCCTTGCCCCCGGACGTCGTGTTCTTCTGCCAGCCGGAGGGCTGCCTGAGTGTGCGGCAACGGCGCATGAGCCTGCGCGAGGACACCTCTTTTGTCTTCACTCTCACCGACAAGGACACTGGAGTCACGCGTTATGGCATCTGTGTTAACTTCTACCGCTCCTTCCAAAAGCGCATGCCTAAGGAAAAGGGGGAGGCCGAGGCAGGGCCCCGTGGGAAGGAAGGACCCCATGCCACCTGCATCTCAGAAGAGGTTGGCGCCGAGAGCTCGGAGAGTGGCCCGTCCCTGCAGCCTCCAAGTGCCGACTCTACCCCGGATGTGAACCAGTCTCCTCGGGGCAGACGCCGGGCCAAGGCGGAGAGCCGTTCCCGCAACAGCACTCTGACGTCCCTGTGTGTGCTCAGCCATTACCCCTTCTTCTCCACCTTCCGAGAGTGTCTGTACACCCTCAAACGTCTGGTGGACTGCTGTAGTGAGCGACTGCTGGGCAAGAAACTGGGCATCCCTCGAGGCATACAGAG GGACACCATGTGGCGCATCTTCACCGGATCGTTGTTAGTGGAGGAGAAGTCAAGTGCCCTTCTGCACGACCTTCGAGAGATCGAGGCCTGGATCTATCGATTGCTGCGCTCCCCAGTACCCGTCTCAGGGCAGAAGCGAGTGGACATTGAGGTCCTGCCCCAGGAGCTCCAGCAAGCTCTGACCTTTGCTCTTCCAGACCCCTCTCGATTCACCCTAGTGGATTTCCCACTGCACCTCCCCTTGGAACTTCTGGGTGTGGATGCCTGTCTTCAGGTGCTAACCTGCATCCTGTTAGAACACAAG GTGGTGCTGCAGTCCCGAGACTACAACGCACTCTCCATGTCTGTGATGGCATTTGTGGCAATGATTTATCCCTTGGAGTATATGTTTCCTGTTATCCCACTGCTGCCCACCTGCATGGCGTCCGCAGAACAG CTGCTGTTGGCTCCAACACCGTACATCATCGGGGTCCCTGCCAGCTTCTTCCTCTACAAACTGGACTTCAAAATGCCTGACGATGTATGGCTGGTGGATCTGGACAGCAGCAGG GTGATTGCCCCCACCAATGCAGAAGTGCTACCTATCCTGCCAGAGCCAGAATCATTAGAgttgaaaaaacatttaaaacag GCCCTCGCCAGCATGAGTCTCAACACCCAGCCCATCCTCAATCTGGAGAAATTCCACGAAGGCCAGGAGATCCCTCTTCTCTTGGGAAGGCCTTCTAATGACCTGCAGTCTACACCTTCCACTGAATTCAACCCACTCATCTATGGCAACGATGTGGATTCTGTGGATGTCGCAACCAG AGTGGCCATGGTCCGTTTCTTCAACTCCCCCAACGTGCTGCAGGGCTTTCAGATGCACACACGTACCCTGCGTCTCTTCCCGCGGCCCGTGGTAGCTTTCCAAGCTGGCTCCTTTCTAGCCTCACGTCCCCGGCAGACTCCTTTTGCTGAGAAACTGGCCAGGACTCAGGCTGTGGAGTACTTTGGAGAATGGATCCTCAACCCCACCAACTATGCCTTTCAGCGGATTCACAACA ACACGTTCGATCCAGCCCTGATAGGCGACAAGCCGAAGTGGTACACCCACCAGCTGCAGCCTGTCCACTATCGAGTGTATGACAGCAGTTCCCATCTGGCTGAGGCGCTGAGCGTGCCACCGGAGCACGACTCTGACTCTGACCCTACTGATGACAG CGGCAGTGATAGTATGGATTATGATGACTCGAGCTCTTCTTACTCTTCCCTTGGTGACTTTGTCAGTGAGATGATGAAATGTGACATCAATGGTGATACTCCTA ACGTGGATCCTCTGACACACGCGGCACTGGGGGACGCCAGCGAGGTAGCTATTGATGAGCTGCAGAGCCAGAAGGAAGTAGAGGAACCTGGCCCAGACAGCGAGAACTCTCAGGAAAACCCCCCCCTGCGTTCCAGCTCCAGCACCACCGCCAGCAGTAGCCCCAGCACCGTTATCCATGGAGCCAGTTCT GAACGTGCCGACTCAACGGAGATGGATGATAAGGCAGCAGTAGGCGTCTCCAAGTCCCTCCCCAGCGTGCCTCCCAGCATTGGCAAAGCGAACGTGGACAGGCGTCAGACAGAAATTGGAGAGGGGTCAGTGCGCCGGCGAACCTATGACAATCCATACTTCGAGCCCCAGTACGGCTTTCCCCCTGACGAAGATGACGATGAGCAGGGGGAAAGTTACACTCCCCGATTCAGCCAACATGTCGGTGGCAATCG GGCTCAAAAGCTGCTGCGGCCCAACAGCTTGAAACTGGCAAGTGACTCAGATGCAGAGTCAGACTCTCGAGCGAGCTCGCCCACCTCCACCGTCTCCAACAACAGCACTGAGGGCTTCGGGGGCATCATGTCTTTTGCCA GCAGCCTGTATCGGAACCACAGTACGAGCTTCAGTCTTTCAAATCTCACACTGCCTACCAAAGGAGCGCGAGAGAAGACCACACCCTTCCCCAGTCTGAAAG GAAACAGGAGAGCCTTAGTGGACCAGAAGTCATCGGTCATTAAACACAGCCCAACAGTGAAAAGAGAGCCTCCATCACCTCAGGGTCGATCCAGCAATTCTAg TGAGAACCAGCAGTTCCTGAAGGAGGTGGTGCACAGCGTGCTGGACGGCCAGGGAGTTGGCTGGCTCAACACGAAGAAGGTGCGACGGCTGCTGGAGAGCGAGCAGCTGAGAGTCTTTGTCCTGAGCAAGCTGAACCGCACGGTGCAGTCAGAGGACGAGGCCCGGCAGGACATCATCCCAGATGTG GAGATCAGTCGGAAGGTGTACAAGGGCATGTTAGACCTGCTCAAGTGCACGGTCCTCAGTCTGGAGCAGTCCTACACCCACGCTGGTCTGGGTGGCATGGCCAGCATCTTTGCGCTTCTGGAGATCGCCCAGACCCACTACTATAGTAAAG AACCAGACAAGCGGAAGAGAAGTCCAACGGAGAGTGTAAATACACCAATTGGCAAGGATCCTGGCCTGGCTGGGCGGGGGGACCCAAAGGCCATGGCACAGCTGAGAGTCCCCCAGCTGGGACCTCGGGCACCAAGTGCCTCAGGAAAGAGTCCCAAGGAACTGGACACCAGAAGTCTAAAGGAGGAGAACTTTGTGGCATCTATCG AATTGTGGAACAAGCACCAGGAAGTGAAAAGGCAAAAAGCTTTGGAAAAACAGA GGCCTGAAGTAATCAAACCCGCCTTCGACCTTGGTGAGACAGAGGAGAGAAAGTCCCAAGTCAGCGCAGACAGTGGTGTGAGCCTGACATCTGGTCCCCAG AGGACTGATCCAGATTCTGTCCTTGGTGTGAGTCCAGCCGTTATGATCCGAAGCTCAAGTCAGGACTCTGAA gtGAGTAATAGCTCTGGAGAGACCCTTGGAGCGGACAGTGACCTGAGCAGCAATGCAGGTGACGGACCAGGCGGTGAGGGCAGCACCCACTTGGCAGGCTCCAGAGGCACTTTGTCTGATAGTGAAATTGAAACCAACTCTGCCACCAGTGCCATCTTT GGTAAAGCCCACAGCTTGAAGCCAAGTGTAAAGGGGAAGCTGGTGGGCAGCCCAGTTCGCTTTTCTGAAGATGTAAGGCAGCGAGTCTATCTCTACGAGGGACTCCTAG GAAGGGACAGAGGATCGATGTGGGACCAGTTAGAGGATGCTGCTATGGAGACCTTTTCTATAA GCAAAGAGCGTTCTACTTTATGGGACCAAATGCAGTTCTGGGAAGATGCGTTCTTAGATGCTGTGATGTTGGAGAGAGAAGGGATGGGTATGGACCAGGGTCCCCAGGAGATGATAGACAG GTACCTGTCCCTAGGAGAACATGACCGGAAGCGCCTAGAGGATGATGAAGATCGTTTGCTGGCCACGCTCTTGCACAACCTCATCTCCTACATGCTGCTGATGAAG GTAAATAAGAATGATATCCGGAAGAAGGTGAGGCGCCTGATGGGAAAATCGCATATTGGGCTTGTGTACAGCCAGCAAATCAACGAAGTGCTTGACCAGCTGGCAAACCTG AACGGACGAGATCTCTCTATCCGGTCCAGTGGCAGCCGGCACATGAAGAAGCAGACATTTGTGGTACATGCGGGGACAGACACAAATGGAGATATCTTTTTCATGGAG
- the MADD gene encoding MAP kinase-activating death domain protein isoform X48: MVQKKKSCPRLLDYLVIVGARHPSSDSVAQTPELLRRYPLEDHAEFPLPPDVVFFCQPEGCLSVRQRRMSLREDTSFVFTLTDKDTGVTRYGICVNFYRSFQKRMPKEKGEAEAGPRGKEGPHATCISEEVGAESSESGPSLQPPSADSTPDVNQSPRGRRRAKAESRSRNSTLTSLCVLSHYPFFSTFRECLYTLKRLVDCCSERLLGKKLGIPRGIQRDTMWRIFTGSLLVEEKSSALLHDLREIEAWIYRLLRSPVPVSGQKRVDIEVLPQELQQALTFALPDPSRFTLVDFPLHLPLELLGVDACLQVLTCILLEHKVVLQSRDYNALSMSVMAFVAMIYPLEYMFPVIPLLPTCMASAEQLLLAPTPYIIGVPASFFLYKLDFKMPDDVWLVDLDSSRVIAPTNAEVLPILPEPESLELKKHLKQALASMSLNTQPILNLEKFHEGQEIPLLLGRPSNDLQSTPSTEFNPLIYGNDVDSVDVATRVAMVRFFNSPNVLQGFQMHTRTLRLFPRPVVAFQAGSFLASRPRQTPFAEKLARTQAVEYFGEWILNPTNYAFQRIHNNTFDPALIGDKPKWYTHQLQPVHYRVYDSSSHLAEALSVPPEHDSDSDPTDDSGSDSMDYDDSSSSYSSLGDFVSEMMKCDINGDTPNVDPLTHAALGDASEVAIDELQSQKEVEEPGPDSENSQENPPLRSSSSTTASSSPSTVIHGASSERADSTEMDDKAAVGVSKSLPSVPPSIGKANVDRRQTEIGEGAQKLLRPNSLKLASDSDAESDSRASSPTSTVSNNSTEGFGGIMSFASSLYRNHSTSFSLSNLTLPTKGAREKTTPFPSLKGNRRALVDQKSSVIKHSPTVKREPPSPQGRSSNSSENQQFLKEVVHSVLDGQGVGWLNTKKVRRLLESEQLRVFVLSKLNRTVQSEDEARQDIIPDVEISRKVYKGMLDLLKCTVLSLEQSYTHAGLGGMASIFALLEIAQTHYYSKEPDKRKRSPTESVNTPIGKDPGLAGRGDPKAMAQLRVPQLGPRAPSASGKSPKELDTRSLKEENFVASIGPEVIKPAFDLGETEERKSQVSADSGVSLTSGPQRTDPDSVLGVSPAVMIRSSSQDSEVSNSSGETLGADSDLSSNAGDGPGGEGSTHLAGSRGTLSDSEIETNSATSAIFGKAHSLKPSVKGKLVGSPVRFSEDVRQRVYLYEGLLGRDRGSMWDQLEDAAMETFSISKERSTLWDQMQFWEDAFLDAVMLEREGMGMDQGPQEMIDRYLSLGEHDRKRLEDDEDRLLATLLHNLISYMLLMKVNKNDIRKKVRRLMGKSHIGLVYSQQINEVLDQLANLNGRDLSIRSSGSRHMKKQTFVVHAGTDTNGDIFFMEVCDDCVVLRSNIGTVYERWWYEKLINMTYCPKTKVLCLWRRNGSETQLNKFYTKKCRELYYCVKDSMERAAARQQSIKPGPELGGEFPVQDMKTGEGGLLQVTLEGINLKFMHNQFLKLKKW, from the exons ATGGTGCAAAAGAAGAAGTCCTGTCCTCGGTTACTTGACTACCTAGTGATCGTAGGGGCCAG GCACCCGAGCAGTGATAGCGTGGCCCAGACTCCAGAATTGCTACGGCGATACCCGTTAGAGGATCACGCCGAGTTTCCCTTGCCCCCGGACGTCGTGTTCTTCTGCCAGCCGGAGGGCTGCCTGAGTGTGCGGCAACGGCGCATGAGCCTGCGCGAGGACACCTCTTTTGTCTTCACTCTCACCGACAAGGACACTGGAGTCACGCGTTATGGCATCTGTGTTAACTTCTACCGCTCCTTCCAAAAGCGCATGCCTAAGGAAAAGGGGGAGGCCGAGGCAGGGCCCCGTGGGAAGGAAGGACCCCATGCCACCTGCATCTCAGAAGAGGTTGGCGCCGAGAGCTCGGAGAGTGGCCCGTCCCTGCAGCCTCCAAGTGCCGACTCTACCCCGGATGTGAACCAGTCTCCTCGGGGCAGACGCCGGGCCAAGGCGGAGAGCCGTTCCCGCAACAGCACTCTGACGTCCCTGTGTGTGCTCAGCCATTACCCCTTCTTCTCCACCTTCCGAGAGTGTCTGTACACCCTCAAACGTCTGGTGGACTGCTGTAGTGAGCGACTGCTGGGCAAGAAACTGGGCATCCCTCGAGGCATACAGAG GGACACCATGTGGCGCATCTTCACCGGATCGTTGTTAGTGGAGGAGAAGTCAAGTGCCCTTCTGCACGACCTTCGAGAGATCGAGGCCTGGATCTATCGATTGCTGCGCTCCCCAGTACCCGTCTCAGGGCAGAAGCGAGTGGACATTGAGGTCCTGCCCCAGGAGCTCCAGCAAGCTCTGACCTTTGCTCTTCCAGACCCCTCTCGATTCACCCTAGTGGATTTCCCACTGCACCTCCCCTTGGAACTTCTGGGTGTGGATGCCTGTCTTCAGGTGCTAACCTGCATCCTGTTAGAACACAAG GTGGTGCTGCAGTCCCGAGACTACAACGCACTCTCCATGTCTGTGATGGCATTTGTGGCAATGATTTATCCCTTGGAGTATATGTTTCCTGTTATCCCACTGCTGCCCACCTGCATGGCGTCCGCAGAACAG CTGCTGTTGGCTCCAACACCGTACATCATCGGGGTCCCTGCCAGCTTCTTCCTCTACAAACTGGACTTCAAAATGCCTGACGATGTATGGCTGGTGGATCTGGACAGCAGCAGG GTGATTGCCCCCACCAATGCAGAAGTGCTACCTATCCTGCCAGAGCCAGAATCATTAGAgttgaaaaaacatttaaaacag GCCCTCGCCAGCATGAGTCTCAACACCCAGCCCATCCTCAATCTGGAGAAATTCCACGAAGGCCAGGAGATCCCTCTTCTCTTGGGAAGGCCTTCTAATGACCTGCAGTCTACACCTTCCACTGAATTCAACCCACTCATCTATGGCAACGATGTGGATTCTGTGGATGTCGCAACCAG AGTGGCCATGGTCCGTTTCTTCAACTCCCCCAACGTGCTGCAGGGCTTTCAGATGCACACACGTACCCTGCGTCTCTTCCCGCGGCCCGTGGTAGCTTTCCAAGCTGGCTCCTTTCTAGCCTCACGTCCCCGGCAGACTCCTTTTGCTGAGAAACTGGCCAGGACTCAGGCTGTGGAGTACTTTGGAGAATGGATCCTCAACCCCACCAACTATGCCTTTCAGCGGATTCACAACA ACACGTTCGATCCAGCCCTGATAGGCGACAAGCCGAAGTGGTACACCCACCAGCTGCAGCCTGTCCACTATCGAGTGTATGACAGCAGTTCCCATCTGGCTGAGGCGCTGAGCGTGCCACCGGAGCACGACTCTGACTCTGACCCTACTGATGACAG CGGCAGTGATAGTATGGATTATGATGACTCGAGCTCTTCTTACTCTTCCCTTGGTGACTTTGTCAGTGAGATGATGAAATGTGACATCAATGGTGATACTCCTA ACGTGGATCCTCTGACACACGCGGCACTGGGGGACGCCAGCGAGGTAGCTATTGATGAGCTGCAGAGCCAGAAGGAAGTAGAGGAACCTGGCCCAGACAGCGAGAACTCTCAGGAAAACCCCCCCCTGCGTTCCAGCTCCAGCACCACCGCCAGCAGTAGCCCCAGCACCGTTATCCATGGAGCCAGTTCT GAACGTGCCGACTCAACGGAGATGGATGATAAGGCAGCAGTAGGCGTCTCCAAGTCCCTCCCCAGCGTGCCTCCCAGCATTGGCAAAGCGAACGTGGACAGGCGTCAGACAGAAATTGGAGAGGG GGCTCAAAAGCTGCTGCGGCCCAACAGCTTGAAACTGGCAAGTGACTCAGATGCAGAGTCAGACTCTCGAGCGAGCTCGCCCACCTCCACCGTCTCCAACAACAGCACTGAGGGCTTCGGGGGCATCATGTCTTTTGCCA GCAGCCTGTATCGGAACCACAGTACGAGCTTCAGTCTTTCAAATCTCACACTGCCTACCAAAGGAGCGCGAGAGAAGACCACACCCTTCCCCAGTCTGAAAG GAAACAGGAGAGCCTTAGTGGACCAGAAGTCATCGGTCATTAAACACAGCCCAACAGTGAAAAGAGAGCCTCCATCACCTCAGGGTCGATCCAGCAATTCTAg TGAGAACCAGCAGTTCCTGAAGGAGGTGGTGCACAGCGTGCTGGACGGCCAGGGAGTTGGCTGGCTCAACACGAAGAAGGTGCGACGGCTGCTGGAGAGCGAGCAGCTGAGAGTCTTTGTCCTGAGCAAGCTGAACCGCACGGTGCAGTCAGAGGACGAGGCCCGGCAGGACATCATCCCAGATGTG GAGATCAGTCGGAAGGTGTACAAGGGCATGTTAGACCTGCTCAAGTGCACGGTCCTCAGTCTGGAGCAGTCCTACACCCACGCTGGTCTGGGTGGCATGGCCAGCATCTTTGCGCTTCTGGAGATCGCCCAGACCCACTACTATAGTAAAG AACCAGACAAGCGGAAGAGAAGTCCAACGGAGAGTGTAAATACACCAATTGGCAAGGATCCTGGCCTGGCTGGGCGGGGGGACCCAAAGGCCATGGCACAGCTGAGAGTCCCCCAGCTGGGACCTCGGGCACCAAGTGCCTCAGGAAAGAGTCCCAAGGAACTGGACACCAGAAGTCTAAAGGAGGAGAACTTTGTGGCATCTATCG GGCCTGAAGTAATCAAACCCGCCTTCGACCTTGGTGAGACAGAGGAGAGAAAGTCCCAAGTCAGCGCAGACAGTGGTGTGAGCCTGACATCTGGTCCCCAG AGGACTGATCCAGATTCTGTCCTTGGTGTGAGTCCAGCCGTTATGATCCGAAGCTCAAGTCAGGACTCTGAA gtGAGTAATAGCTCTGGAGAGACCCTTGGAGCGGACAGTGACCTGAGCAGCAATGCAGGTGACGGACCAGGCGGTGAGGGCAGCACCCACTTGGCAGGCTCCAGAGGCACTTTGTCTGATAGTGAAATTGAAACCAACTCTGCCACCAGTGCCATCTTT GGTAAAGCCCACAGCTTGAAGCCAAGTGTAAAGGGGAAGCTGGTGGGCAGCCCAGTTCGCTTTTCTGAAGATGTAAGGCAGCGAGTCTATCTCTACGAGGGACTCCTAG GAAGGGACAGAGGATCGATGTGGGACCAGTTAGAGGATGCTGCTATGGAGACCTTTTCTATAA GCAAAGAGCGTTCTACTTTATGGGACCAAATGCAGTTCTGGGAAGATGCGTTCTTAGATGCTGTGATGTTGGAGAGAGAAGGGATGGGTATGGACCAGGGTCCCCAGGAGATGATAGACAG GTACCTGTCCCTAGGAGAACATGACCGGAAGCGCCTAGAGGATGATGAAGATCGTTTGCTGGCCACGCTCTTGCACAACCTCATCTCCTACATGCTGCTGATGAAG GTAAATAAGAATGATATCCGGAAGAAGGTGAGGCGCCTGATGGGAAAATCGCATATTGGGCTTGTGTACAGCCAGCAAATCAACGAAGTGCTTGACCAGCTGGCAAACCTG AACGGACGAGATCTCTCTATCCGGTCCAGTGGCAGCCGGCACATGAAGAAGCAGACATTTGTGGTACATGCGGGGACAGACACAAATGGAGATATCTTTTTCATGGAG